A window of the Salvelinus fontinalis isolate EN_2023a chromosome 14, ASM2944872v1, whole genome shotgun sequence genome harbors these coding sequences:
- the enc3 gene encoding ectodermal-neural cortex 3, producing the protein MSVSNHENRKSRSSSGSMNIQLFHKTSHADSLLTQLNLLRKRRVFTDVVLRAGNRVFPCHRAVLASCSRYFEAMFSGGLRESRDAEVNFRDTLHPEVLELLLDYAYSARVIINEENAESLLEAGDMLQFHDIRDACSEFLEKNLAPSNCLGMMLLSDARQCQRLYELSWRMCLANFATLNKTEDFLSLPKDKVQELVFSEELEVEDESLVYEAVIDWVKADIERRLGDLPELLRCVRLALLPETYLLKNVASEELVMGHKVGREIVEDAVRCKMRILQNDGIVTGFCARPRKVSQALLLLGGQTFMCDKVYMIDNKTKEITPKTDIPSPRKECSACAIGCKVYVTGGRGSENGASKDMWVYDTLHDEWSKAAPMLVARFGHGTAELDHILYVVGGHTSLAGSFPASPSVSLKQVEQYDPQTNKWILVAPLREGVSNAAVVGAKNKLFVFGGTSVNRDKFPKVQCFDPVQNRWTVPASCPQLWRYTAAAVVGNHVVVIGGDTEFSASSAYRFNSETFQWSKFGDVMAKRISCHAVASGNRLYVVGGYFGAQRCKTLDCYDPSTDSWDSVTSVPYSLIPTAFVSTWKYLSA; encoded by the coding sequence ATGTCTGTGAGCAACCATGAAAACAGGAAGTCCCGCTCTAGCTCTGGCTCCATGAACATCCAGCTATTCCACAAGACGTCTCATGCGGACAGCCTCCTGACCCAGCTCAACCTGCTCCGTAAGCGAAGAGTCTTCACTGACGTGGTCCTGAGGGCCGGGAACCGTGTCTTCCCTTGCCACCGTGCAGTGCTGGCCTCCTGCAGCCGCTACTTTGAGGCCATGTTTAGCGGAGGCCTGAGGGAGAGCCGCGATGCCGAGGTCAACTTCCGCGACACGCTGCACCCAGAGGTGCTGGAGTTACTGTTAGACTATGCCTACTCGGCCCGCGTCATCATCAACGAGGAGAACGCAGAGTCCCTTCTGGAGGCCGGGGACATGCTCCAGTTTCACGACATCCGAGACGCCTGCTCTGAgttcctagagaaaaacctggcaCCGTCCAACTGCCTGGGCATGATGCTGCTGTCAGATGCCCGCCAGTGCCAGCGGCTCTACGAGCTCTCCTGGAGGATGTGCCTGGCCAACTTCGCCACCCTCAACAAGACGGAGGACTTCCTTAGTCTCCCTAAAGACAAGGTTCAGGAGCTTGTGTTCAGCGAGGAACtggaggtggaggatgagagCCTGGTGTACGAGGCTGTGATAGACTGGGTAAAGGCGGACAtagagaggaggctgggtgacCTGCCGGAGCTGCTGCGCTGTGTGCGCCTGGCCCTGCTGCCCGAGACATACCTGCTGAAGAACGTGGCCTCTGAGGAGCTGGTGATGGGACACAAAGTGGGCCGGGAGATCGTGGAGGATGCAGTGCGATGTAAGATGAGGATCCTCCAGAACGATGGCATTGTGACAGGGTTCTGTGCCAGGCCCAGGAAGGTCAGCCAGGCCCTGCTTCTCCTGGGTGGTCAGACCTTCATGTGTGACAAGGTGTACATGATCGACAACAAGACCAAGGAGATCACCCCGAAAACTGACATCCCCAGCCCTCGTAAGGAGTGCAGCGCCTGTGCCATTGGCTGCAAGGTCTACGTGACTGGGGGGAGGGGCTCTGAGAACGGGGCCTCCAAAGATATGTGGGTCTACGATACCCTGCATGATGAGTGGTCTAAAGCCGCGCCCATGCTGGTGGCCAGGTTCGGACACGGGACAGCTGAGCTTGATCACATCCTGTACGTTGTAGGTGGACACACCTCTCTGGCTGGCTCCTTCCCAGCCTCTCCGTCAGTCTCTCTCAAACAGGTGGAGCAGTATGACCCACAGACCAACAAGTGGATCCTTGTAGCTCCTCTCAGAGAGGGGGTTAGCAATGCTGCAGTGGTGGGGGCCAAGAACAAGCTGTTTGTCTTCGGGGGCACCAGCGTCAACCGAGATAAGTTTCCCAAGGTGCAGTGCTTCGACCCGGTCCAGAACAGGTGGACGGTGCCTGCTTCCTGCCCTCAGCTCTGGCGCTACACGGCGGCGGCTGTCGTAGGCAACCACGTCGTAGTGATCGGTGGAGACACCGAGTTCTCGGCCAGCTCGGCCTACCGCTTCAACAGTGAGACGTTCCAGTGGTCCAAGTTCGGGGATGTGATGGCCAAGAGGATCAGCTGTCACGCGGTGGCGTCGGGCAATCGGCTGTACGTGGTGGGGGGATACTTTGGGGCTCAGAGGTGCAAGACCCTGGACTGTTACGACCCCTCTACAGACTCGTGGGATAGCGTGACCAGCGTGCCCTACTCGCTGATCCCCACAGCTTTCGTCAGCACCTGGAAGTACCTCTCAGCGTAG
- the lonp1 gene encoding lon protease homolog, mitochondrial, which translates to MATYMIMLGACKQTSKNGAILSRNYPNMFKTGTVRSLVSESSNWTGMVTKRSYSTNGTLRKTLCNGRFGNVVTSMTGAGRLAKLNRWTRVTGFFSGERAILGCGASASYNQIRLFGNRGSGAGFSGEDGSESSGSGGDESGGDGGTPYNSPQMTALTPMLVPEVFPNVPLIAVSRNPVFPRFIKIIEVKNKGLMDLLRRKVRLAQPYAGVFLKKDDANETDVVESLDAIYNTGTFVQIHEMQDLGDKLRMIVMGHRRIRITKQMEVEPDEPASAASESASVTEAGSQPNVSRRKPKRKERKEPAILAETMEEKVQEADLIVEALPLPSSDILMVEVDNVVHQQFEVSEEVKALTAEIVKTIRDIIALNPLYRESVLQMMQAGQRVVDNPIYLSDMGAALTGAESHELQDVLEETNIPKRLYKALSLLKKEYELSKLQQRLGREVEEKIKLTHRKYLLQEQLKIIKKELGLEKEDKDAIEEKFRERLKERTVPQHIMDVINEELNKLGLLDNHSSEFNVTRNYLDWLTSMPWGTNSEENLELKRAKEVLEEDHYGMDDVKKRILEFIAVSQLRGSTQGKILCFYGPPGVGKTSIARSIARALNREYFRFSVGGMTDVAEIKGHRRTYVGAMPGKIIQCLKKTKTENPLVLIDEVDKIGRGYQGDPSSALLELLDPEQNFNFLDHYLDVPVDLSKVLFICTANVTDTIPEPLRDRMEMINVSGYVAQEKLAIAEKYLVPQLRTQCGLTEDTTNISPEALNLLIRQYCRESGVRNLQKQVEKVFRKVAFRIVSGEETAVQVTPDNLQDYVGKPIFTVDRMYDVTPPGVVMGLAWTAMGGTTLFIETALRRPRDTGGKDKDGPRDGSLEVTGQLGDVMKESSKIASTFARTFLMKQQPHNDFFSGAHLHLHVPEGATPKDGPSAGCTIVTALLSLATSTPVRENVAMTGEVSLTGKILPVGGIKEKTIAAKRAGVTCMILPAENKKDFSDLPEFITEGLEVHFVDHYSKMYPIVFP; encoded by the exons ATGGCCACTTACATGATAATGCTGGGTGCTTGTAAGCAGACTTCTAAAAACGGCGCAATCTTGTCGAGAAATTACCCCAATATGTTTAAAACGGGGACCGTGCGATCTCTCGTTAGCGAGTCATCTAACTGGACTGGAATGGTGACCAAAAGGTCTTATTCTACAAACGGTACGCTTAGGAAAACATTATGCAACGGCCGCTTTGGTAACGTTGTTACATCAATGACAGGAGCCGGGAGGCTAGCGAAGCTCAACCGATGGACAAGGGTCACTGGGTTTTTTTCTGGGGAAAGAGCGATTCTCGGCTGCGGGGCTTCGGCCAGCTACAACCAGATAAGATTGTTTGGCAACCGAGGCAGCGGCGCTGGCTTCTCGGGGGAAGATGGGTCGGAGAGCAGCGGGTCTGGGGGAGACGAgtcaggaggagatggaggaacacCGTACAACTCCCCCCAGATGACAGCTCTCACCCCCATGCTGGTCCCTGAAGTGTTCCCCAACGTACCACTGATCGCGGTCAGTAGGAACCCGGTTTTCCCAAGGTTCATCAAAATTATCGAG GTGAAGAACAAAGGGCTTATGGATCTTCTGAGGAGAAAAGTCCGACTTGCCCAACCGTACGCTGGAGTGTTCCTGAAGAAAGACGATGC TAATGAGACTGATGTAGTGGAGAGTCTGGATGCTATCTACAACACAGGAACTTTTGTACAGATCCATGAGATGCAGGACCTTGGTGACAAGCTGAGGATGATTGTTATGGGCCACAGAAG AATCCGCATCACCAAGCAGATGGAGGTGGAGCCGGATGAGCCTGCCTCTGCTGCCTCTGAGTCTGCCTCTGTCACTGAAGCAGGGAGCCAGCCCAATGTCTCACGCCGGAAGCCCAAGAGAAAAGAGCGTAAAGAGCCAGCCATCTTGGCCGAAACAATGGAGGAGAAGGTGCAGGAGGCAGACCTGATAGTAGAGGCGCTCCCGCTGCCCTCCTCTGATATCCTTATGGTGGAGGTAGACAACGTGGTGCACCAACAGTTTGAGGTCTCAGAGGAAGTCAAG GCCCTGACGGCAGAGATCGTGAAGACCATCCGTGACATCATCGCCCTTAATCCACTTTACAG AGAGTCTGTTCTTCAGATGATGCAGGCTGGGCAGAGAGTAGTGGACAACCCCATCTATCTGAGTGACATGGGAGCCGCTCTCACAGGGGCCGAGTCACACGAGCTGCAGGACGTACTTGAAGAGACCAAT ATTCCCAAACGTCTCTACAAGGCTTTATCACTTCTGAAGAAAGAATACGAGCTGAGTAAGCTGCAGCAGCGCCTCGGCAGGGAG GTGGAGGAGAAGATCAAGTTGACCCACAGGAAGTACCTGCTCCAGGAGCAGCTTAAGATCATTAAGAAGGAGCTGGGCCTGGAGAAGGAGGACAAGGATGCCATCGAGGAGAAGTTCAGGGAGAGACTGAAGGAGCGCACCGTGCCCCAACACATCATGGACGTCATCAACGAGGAGCTAAATAAACTTGGCCTGCTGGATAACCACTCCTCAGAGTTCAA TGTGACCAGGAACTATCTGGACTGGCTGACCTCGATGCCCTGGGGAACTAATAGTGAGGAGAACCTGGAACTCAAACGGGCCAAAGAGGTGCTGGAGGAAGACCATTATGGGATGGACGATGTCAAGAAACGCATTCTG GAGTTTATTGCAGTAAGTCAGCTGAGAGGCTCGACCCAGGGAAAGATCCTGTGTTTCTATGGTCCTCCTGGTGTGGGAAAGACCAGTATCGCCCGCTCCATCGCCAGAGCACTCAACCGAGAGTATTTCCGCTTCAGTGTTGGTGGTATGACTGATGTCGCTGAAATCAAAGGCCACAG GAGAACGTATGTGGGAGCCATGCCTGGAAAGATCATTCAATGCCTCAAGAAGACAAAGACCGAAAACCCACTGGTCCTTATTGATGAG GTTGACAAGATAGGTCGTGGTTACCAAGGCGACCCATCTTCAGCTCTGCTGGAGCTTTTGGACCCGGAGCAGAACTTCAACTTCCTGGATCACTACCTGGATGTGCCTGTTGACCTGTCCAAG GTTCTGTTCATCTGCACTGCCAATGTGACTGACACCATCCCAGAGCCCCTCAGAGACCGTATGGAGATGATCAACGTGTCTGGATATGTGGCCCAGGAGAAACTAGCCATCGCTGAG AAGTACCTGGTACCTCAGTTGCGTACTCAATGTGGACTGACTGAGGATACGACCAACATCTCCCCAGAGGCTCTGAACCTTCTTATCAGACAGTACTGCAGAGAGAGTGGAGTCAGGAACCTACAGAAACAAGTGGAGAAG GTGTTCCGGAAAGTGGCGTTCCGTATAGTGAGTGGGGAGGAGACTGCGGTCCAGGTTACCCCTGACAACCTGCAGGATTACGTCGGCAAGCCCATTTTCACTGTGGATAGAATGTATGATGTCACACCGCCTGGTGTTGTCATGGGCCTGGCATGGACAGCCATGG gtggcACTACGCTGTTCATCGAGACGGCCCTGAGACGGCCGCGGGACACTGGGGGTAAGGATAAGGACGGCCCCAGGGACGGGTCCCTGGAGGTCACAGGGCAGCTGGGAGATGTGATGAAGGAGAGCTCTAAGATCGCCAGTACCTTCGCCAGGACCTTCCTCATGAAGCAGCAGCCGCACAATGACTTTTTCTCTGGCGCCCACCTCCATTTGCACGTCCCTGAG GGTGCTACTCCCAAGGACGGTCCCAGTGCCGGCTGCACCATCGTCACGGCCCTGCTGTCCCTGGCCACCAGCACGCCAGTGCGAGAGAACGTGGCCATGACTGGAGAGGTGTCCTTGACCGGAAAGATCCTGCCTGTGGGAGGAATCAAGGAGAAGACCATTGCT gCAAAGCGTGCAGGAGTGACCTGCATGATCTTACCAGCAGAGAACAAGAAGGACTTCTCTGACCTGCCAGAGTTCATCACAGAGGGCCTAGAGGTTCACTTTGTGGATCATTACAGCAAGATGTACCCCATTGTCTTTCCATAA